The Triticum aestivum cultivar Chinese Spring chromosome 7B, IWGSC CS RefSeq v2.1, whole genome shotgun sequence genome window below encodes:
- the LOC123157629 gene encoding uncharacterized protein — protein MNGLVCFRQHDNNFSSSKHIFSSDDQQSDWSIWKGRVGWARAAEVGCGASLSPSMTRFGIAACFNATSSAVSEAAAANATSGVVHAVPQIEPIVSAEWLHANLRDPNVKVLDASWSEDDGEFLIPIEFILCRFLRHDLDCRSHVQVQ, from the exons ATGAATGGCCTAGTGTGTTTCAG GCAACACGACAACAATTTTTCTTCCTCAAAGCATATATTTTCTTCAGACGATCAACAAAGTGATTGGTCCATTTGGAAG GGCAGGGTCGGATGGGCGCGCGCGGCGGAGGTCGGGTGTGGTGCATCGCTGTCGCCGTCGATGACGCGGTTCGGTATCGCCGCATGCTTCAACGCCACGTCGTCGGCCGTCTCGGAGGCTGCCGCCGCCAACGCCACgtcgggcgtcgtccacgcggtgCCGCAGATCGAGCCTATTGTGTCCGCCGAGTGGCTGCACGCCAACCTCAGGGACCCCAATGTGAAG GTACTTGATGCCTCTTGGTCAGAAGATGATGGCGAGTTCCTCATTCCAATTGAGTTTATATTGTGTAGGTTTCTTCGTCATGATCTGGATTGCCGCAGTCATGTTCAAGTCCAATGA